In Notamacropus eugenii isolate mMacEug1 chromosome 1, mMacEug1.pri_v2, whole genome shotgun sequence, one genomic interval encodes:
- the ODC1 gene encoding ornithine decarboxylase has protein sequence MNTFSNGEFNFSFLDEGFTAKDILDQKINEVSSSDDKDAFYVADLGDILKKHLRWHKTLPRVTPFYAVKCNDSKAVVKTLAALGAGFDCASKTEIQLVQSLGVPPERIIYANPCKQVSQIKYAANNGVQMMTFDSEVELMKVARAHPKAKLVLRIATDDSKAVCRLSVKFGATLKICRRLLERAKELNIDVIGVSFHVGSGCTDPETFVQAISDARCVFDMGVEFGFNMYLLDIGGGFPGSEDVKLKFEEISSVINPALDKYFPSDSGVRIIAEPGRYYVASAFTLAVNIIAKKLVLKEQTGSDDEDDANDQTFMYYVNDGVYGSFNCILFDHAHVKPILQKRPKPDEKYYSCSIWGPTCDGLDRIVERCGLPEMHVGDWMLFENMGAYTVAAASTFNGFQTPTIYYVMSGPAWQCMQQIKNQGFPAEVEDQDINTLPLSCAWESGMEHHSTTCTSASINV, from the exons ATGAACACCTTTAGCAATGGTGaatttaacttcagtttccttgatgAAGGCTTTACTGCTAAGGATATTCTGGACCAGAAAATTAAtgaagtttcttcttct GATGATAAAGATGCCTTCTACGTTGCTGACCTTGGTGACATCCTAAAGAAACATCTGAGATGGCACAAAACTCTTCCTCGAGTAACTCCTTTTTATGCTGTTAAATGTAATGACAGCAAAGCTGTAGTGAAGACACTTGCTGCTTTAGGAGCAGGATTTGATTGTGCTAGCAAG ACTGAAATACAATTAGTACAAAGTCTTGGGGTGCCTCCAGAGAGGATAATCTATGCAAATCCATGCAAACAAGTGTCACAAATTAAGTATGCTGCCAACAATGGAGTACAAATGATGACTTTTGATAGTGAAGTAGAGCTAATGAAAGTTGCCAGAGCTCATCCAAAAGCAAA GCTGGTTTTGAGGATTGCCACCGATGACTCCAAAGCTGTCTGTCGTCTAAGTGTTAAATTTGGTGCCACTCTCAAAATTTGTAGGCGGCTTCTTGAGCGAGCAAAGGAACTGAATATTGATGTTATTGGAGTCAG tTTCCATGTGGGAAGTGGTTGTACTGATCCAGAAACCTTCGTCCAAGCAATTTCCGATGCTCGATGTGTCTTTGACATGGGG GTGGAGTTTGGTTTCAACATGTATCTTCTTGATATTGGTGGTGGCTTTCCTGGTTCTGAAGATGTAAAGCTTAAATTTGAAGAG ATCTCGAGTGTAATCAATCCAGCACTGGACAAGTATTTTCCTTCTGACTCTGGAGTGAGAATCATAGCTGAACCAGGCAGATACTATGTTGCATCAGCTTTCACACTTGCAGTTAACATCATTGCCAAAAAACTTGTATTGAAGGAACAGACAGGTTCTGATG ATGAAGATGATGCAAATGACCAGACCTTTATGTACTATGTAAATGACGGAGTATATGGATCATTTAATTGTATCCTGTTTGATCATGCTCATGTTAAACCTATTCTACAAAAG agacCCAAACCAGATGAGAAGTATTACTCTTGTAGCATATGGGGACCAACATGTGATGGTCTTGATCGAATTGTTGAACGCTGTGGTTTACCAGAAATGCATGTGGGAGATTGGATGCTCTTTGAAAACATGGGTGCTtatactgttgctgctgcttctactTTCAATGGATTCCAGACACCTACTATCTATTATGTGATGTCTGGGCCAGCATG GCAATGCATGCAACAAATCAAGAACCAAGGTTTTCCGGCAGAAGTAGAGGATCAGGATATCAACACTTTGCCATTATCTTGTGCTTGGGAAAGTGGAATGGAACATCACTCAACAACTTGTACTTCAGCTAGTATTAATGTATAG